In a genomic window of Gossypium arboreum isolate Shixiya-1 chromosome 9, ASM2569848v2, whole genome shotgun sequence:
- the LOC108455533 gene encoding integrin-linked protein kinase 1-like, with the protein MGQRQNHDYDVSSGFDMQLIGNFLSFASRGDRVGLNQMLRDGISPDVQDYDRRTALHLAASEGHAPIVELLLLYKANVNLIDRWNRTPLTDARLYGHRDICRILEVNGGKDMDDKEFINDQPTLNDQAPMTVRHEPDSNEVIDISELNTDKSSVINPQGVYGESEKVKWRGTWVVKTVIKSQIQHPVKMILSSKDNTLLQELRHPNILQFLGSIVQGEEMILITEYLPKDNLDLILKKKGRLDFPTALRYALDLARGMNYLHKHKPKPIVHNNLDPRNLLQDESGHLKIGEYWVQMLYEQIQPNQVASQINEICDTKKDVRAFGFILYQMLEGRQDVNFDYINLNFVDFEIKFPISRCPKGIQELIQKCTSNDPPPFFAVIRTLEDVSINMRKTCIRQYCV; encoded by the exons ATGGGTCAACGGCAAAACCATGATTACGATGTTTCAAGTGGATTTGATATGCAATTGATCGGAAATTTTTTGAGCTTTGCATCTAGGGGAGATAGGGTTGGCCTGAACCAGATGCTAAGGGATGGAATTTCACCTGACGTCCAAGATTATGATCGGAGAACTGCCTTGCATCTCGCCGCCAGTGAAGGTCATGCCCCTATTGTTGAGCTACTTCTCCTTTATAAGGCCAATGTTAACCTCATTGACCGATGGAATCGTACT CCATTAACAGATGCAAGACTTTATGGACATCGAGATATATGCAGAATCCTAGAAGTAAATGGAGGCAAAGACATGGATGATAAAGAATTCATCAATGATCAGCCAACATTGAATGATCAAGCTCCCAtg ACAGTTCGACATGAACCTGATTCAAATGAAGTAATTGATATCTCAGAACTGAATACAGACAAGTCTTCAGTAATTAATCCACAG GGTGTGTATGGTGAATCCGAGAAGGTAAAATGGCGTGGAACATGGGTTGTTAAAACAGTGATAAAAAGCCAGATCCAACACCCAGTGAAAAT GATATTGTCTTCCAAGGATAATACACTGTTGCAAGAACTTCGACATCCCAATATCTTACAGTTCCTGGGTTCAATTGTGCAAGGAGAGGAAATGATTTTGATTACTGAATATCTACCCAAA GATAATTTGGATCTTATATTGAAAAAGAAAGGTCGTCTTGATTTCCCCACTGCTTTGCGTTATGCACTTGATCTTGCTAG GGGAATGAATTATCTTCACAAGCACAAGCCCAAGCCAATAGTGCATAATAATTTGGATCCCAG AAATTTATTGCAAGATGAAAGTGGGCACTTAAAAATTGGGGAGTATTGGGTACAAATGCTGTATGAACAAATACAACCAAATCAAGTCGCCT ctcaaataaatgaaatttgtgaCACCAAAAAAGATGTTCGTGCATTTGGCTTCATACTTTACCAG ATGTTAGAAGGAAGACAGGACGTCAACTTTGACtatataaatttgaattttgttGATTTCGAAATTAAGTTTCCAATAAGCAGATGTCCAAAAGGAATTCAAGA GCTTATACAAAAATGCACAAGTAATGATCCGCCCCCGTTTTTTGCTGTCATTAGAACTTTAGAAGATGTTTCAATAAATATGAGAAAAACGTGTATTAGACAATATTGTGTctaa
- the LOC108457000 gene encoding calmodulin-7: protein MADQLTDDQISEFKEAFSLFDKDGDGCITTKELGTVMRSLGQNPTEAELQDMINEVDADGNGTIDFPEFLNLMARKMKDTDSEEELKEAFRVFDKDQNGFISAAELRHVMTNLGEKLTDEEVDEMIREADVDGDGQINYEEFVKVMMAK from the exons ATGGCCGATCAGCTTACCGACGATCAGATCTCTGAATTCAAGGAGGCCTTTAGCCTGTTCGACAAGGACGGAGATG GTTGCATTACTACCAAGGAGTTGGGAACTGTGATGCGATCACTTGGGCAGAACCCCACTGAGGCAGAACTGCAAGATATGATTAATGAAGTCGATGCTGATGGAAATGGGACCATTGATTTTCCTGAATTCCTTAACCTGATGGCAAGAAAAATGAAGGATACAGACTCTGAGGAGGAGCTTAAAGAGGCATTCAGGGTGTTTGACAAGGATCAGAATGGGTTCATTTCTGCAGCCGAGCTGCGCCATGTCATGACAAACCTTGGTGAAAAGCTTACAGATGAGGAAGTCGACGAGATGATCCGCGAAGCCGATGTTGATGGTGATGGGCAGATCAACTACGAGGAGTTTGTCAAAGTCATGATGGCCAAGTAA
- the LOC108454917 gene encoding uncharacterized protein LOC108454917 — protein MVAGMSLLVRQFNLSVNLNNNDHNLLIRELDDTKLKLSRLESVLEETIQSIDAKTLLLKEREKLFEDMENKITYLQSVISTLKDDSLLADEKLKALQEEVRLLWDASRKNNFELHVLESEAQDTEDRVEAVNLKVEKMAEVVTEQWIQIPHLEQALQLAQVLPSMDPINISYSSIHKEV, from the exons ATGGTCGCCGGTATGAGTTTATTAGTTAGGCAATTTAATTTGAGTGTGAATTTAAATAACAACGACCACAACCTCTTGATCCGTGAATTGGATGACACCAAGCTAAAGCTGTCTCGTTTGG AATCTGTTCTCGAAGAAACAATTCAAAGCATTGATGCTAAAACCCTTCTTCTCAAGGAACGCGAGAAGCTTTTCGAAGACATGGAAAACAAGATCACTTATCTGCAGTCTGTTATATCCACTCTTAAG GATGATTCATTACTTGCTGATGAAAAGCTTAAGGCTCTACAAGAGGAG GTACGTTTGCTTTGGGATGCTTCGAGAAAAAACAACTTTGAACTTCATGTTTTGGAATCGGAAGCACAGGACACTGAAGATAGGGTGGAAGCTGTTAATTTAAAAGTTGAAAAG ATGGCAGAAGTTGTTACAGAACAATGGATTCAAATTCCACATCTTGAGCAGGCGCTTCAACTTGCACAAGTATTGCCTTCGATGGACCCTATTAATATCAGTTATTCGTCAATTCATAAGGAAGtttaa